From Vigna radiata var. radiata cultivar VC1973A unplaced genomic scaffold, Vradiata_ver6 scaffold_215, whole genome shotgun sequence, the proteins below share one genomic window:
- the LOC106778203 gene encoding pectinesterase 3, translated as MDTIKSFKGYGKVDELEQQAYQKKTRKRIIIITVSSIILIAVIIAAVAGVVIHNRNNKSSPSSDSAQQTQLSPAASLKAVCKATRYPDSCFSSISSLPESNTTDPELLFKLSLRVAIDELSKLSSVPSKLRANAEHDARLQKAIDVCSSVIGDALDRLKDSISSLGTVTGRIVSSASVNDVETWLSAALTDQDTCLDALGELNSTAARGSLQEIETAMRNSTEFASNSLAIVTKILRLLSQFEMPNHHRRLLEFPQWLGAAERRLLQEKNNQSTPDAVVAKDGSGQFKTIGEALKLVKKKSETRFSVYVKEGSYVENIDLDKNTWNVMIYGDGKDKTLIIGSRNFMDGTPTFETATFAVKGKGFIAKDIGFVNNAGASKHQAVALRSGSDRSVFFRCSFDGFQDTLYAHSNRQFYRDCDITGTIDFIFGNAAVVFQNCKIMPRQPLPNQFNTITAQGKKDPNQNTGIIVQKSTITPLGNNLTAPTYLGRPWKDFSTTVIMKSDIGSFLNPVGWMSWVANVEPASTIFYAEYQNTGPGADVSKRVNWAGYKPTLADTDADRFTVESFIQGPDWLPNAAVQFDSTL; from the exons ATGGATACAATTAAGTCATTCAAGGGCTACGGCAAAGTTGACGAGCTGGAACAACAAGCCTATCAGAAGAAGACACGTAAGCGCATCATAATCATCACGGTGTCTTCCATCATTCTAATTGCGGTCATCATCGCTGCGGTTGCAGGGGTCGTCATACACAACCGCAACAACAAATCGTCGCCCTCATCTGACTCGGCCCAGCAAACTCAGTTGTCTCCGGCCGCGTCACTCAAAGCGGTGTGCAAGGCCACTCGCTACCCTGACTCCTGCTTCTCCTCCATATCCTCGTTGCCGGAATCCAACACAACCGACCCGGAGCTCCTCTTCAAGCTCTCGCTACGCGTCGCCATTGACGAGCTCTCCAAGCTCTCCAGCGTCCCTTCCAAGCTTCGTGCCAATGCGGAGCACGACGCGCGTCTGCAGAAGGCGATCGACGTCTGCAGTTCCGTCATCGGTGACGCGCTGGACCGCCTCAAGGACTCGATCTCCTCGCTCGGAACCGTCACCGGAAGGATTGTTTCTTCGGCGAGCGTCAACGACGTGGAGACGTGGCTCAGCGCGGCGCTCACGGACCAGGACACGTGCCTCGACGCGCTTGGCGAGCTGAACTCCACCGCCGCTCGCGGCTCTCTCCAGGAGATCGAGACCGCCATGAGGAACTCCACGGAGTTCGCGAGCAACAGCTTGGCTATCGTGACGAAGATCCTTCGGTTGCTGTCGCAGTTCGAGATGCCGAATCACCACCGGCGGCTGCTAGAGTTTCCGCAGTGGCTGGGAGCGGCGGAGCGAAGGCTTTTGCAGGAGAAGAACAACCAATCGACGCCGGATGCTGTGGTGGCGAAGGACGGTAGTGGACAGTTCAAGACGATCGGCGAGGCGCTGAagttggtgaagaagaagagcgaGACGAGATTCTCGGTGTACGTGAAAGAAGGGAGCTACGTGGAGAACATCGATTTGGACAAGAACACGTGGAATGTGATGATCTACGGTGATGGCAAGGACAAAACCCTCATTATCGGTAGCCGGAACTTCATGGACGGAACGCCGACTTTCGAAACTGCAACTTTCg CTGTTAAAGGCAAGGGATTCATAGCCAAAGACATAGGGTTTGTGAACAACGCAGGTGCTTCAAAGCACCAGGCTGTGGCATTGAGATCTGGGTCAGATCGCTCTGTGTTCTTCAGATGCTCATTTGATGGCTTCCAAGATACCCTCTATGCTCATTCCAACCGCCAATTCTACCGTGACTGTGACATTACAGGCACCATAGACTTCATATTTGGCAATGCAGCAGTTGTGTTCCAAAACTGCAAAATAATGCCTAGACAGCCCCTACCAAACCAGTTCAACACCATCACAGCTCAGGGAAAGAAAGACCCTAACCAGAACACTGGAATTATAGTTCAGAAATCAACAATCACTCCCCTGGGCAACAATCTCACTGCTCCCACATACCTTGGCAGGCCATGGAAAGATTTCTCCACCACTGTCATCATGAAATCTGATATTGGGTCATTCCTGAATCCGGTGGGGTGGATGAGTTGGGTCGCTAATGTGGAACCTGCAAGTACCATCTTCTATGCAGAATATCAGAATACTGGGCCAGGAGCTGATGTGTCCAAGAGGGTCAACTGGGCCGGTTATAAGCCCACTCTCGCGGACACCGATGCAGATAGGTTCACTGTGGAGTCCTTTATCCAAGGCCCTGATTGGTTGCCAAATGCAGCTGTGCAGTTTGATTCCACCTTGTGA
- the LOC106778196 gene encoding pectinesterase has protein sequence MTNPKLPYTGISDSGNDTSLSKKSFYKKKLFLTLFATLLVAASVAAIVAGVKNKNQKSDSSGSTPLSLSHQSHAILKSACSSTFYQELCFSAVASEPNVTHKVTSHRDVIKLSLDITTRAVEHNYFTVKKLTTKHGLTKREKTALHDCLETIDETLDELKEAKRDLELYPNKKTLYQHADDLKTLISAAITNQVTCLDGFSHEDADKRIRKALEKGQVHVEHMCSNALAMTKNMTDTDIANFEQSTKLPDSNVGQNRKLLAEESNAGGDHGVVWPEWISATDRRLLQSTAVNADVVVAADGSGDFKTVSEAVDAAPLKSSKRFVIRIKAGVYRENVEVPKKKTNIMFLGDGRTTTIITASRNVVDGSTTFHSATVAVVGEKFLARDITFQNTAGPSKHQAVALRVGGDLSAFYNCDILAYQDTLYVHNNRQFFVKCLVAGTVDFIFGNSAVVFQDCDIHARRPDSGQKNMVTAQGRVDPNQNTGIVIQKSRIGATSDLESVKKSFKTYLGRPWKEYSRTVIMQSSISDVIDPVGWHEWSGNFALSTLVYREYQNTGPGAGTSNRVSWKGFKVITDAAEARAFTPGSFIGGSSWLDSTGFPFSLGL, from the exons ATGACTAACCCAAAACTTCCCTACACCGGAATCTCAGATTCCGGCAACGAcacttctctctctaaaaaatCTTTCTACAAGAAGAAGCTTTTCCTCACTCTTTTCGCCACCCTCCTGGTGGCAGCCTCCGTAGCTGCCATAGTCGCCGgagtgaaaaacaaaaatcaaaagtcCGACAGCAGCGGCAGCACCCCTCTGTCCCTTTCCCACCAGTCCCACGCGATTCTTAAGAGCGCGTGTAGTTCTACATTCTACCAAGAACTCTGCTTCTCTGCTGTGGCTTCAGAACCCAACGTCACTCACAAAGTAACCTCTCACCGTGACGTCATTAAACTCTCCCTCGACATCACCACGCGCGCCGTGGAGCACAACTACTTCACCGTGAAGAAGCTCACCACCAAACACGGCCTAACGAAGCGCGAGAAAACCGCGCTCCACGATTGTCTCGAAACCATTGACGAGACCCTCGACGAGCTGAAAGAGGCTAAGCGCGATCTTGAGCTCTACCCCAACAAGAAAACACTGTACCAGCACGCCGACGATCTGAAAACCTTAATCAGCGCCGCCATCACCAACCAGGTCACGTGCCTCGACGGCTTCTCGCACGAGGACGCCGATAAGCGCATCCGGAAGGCTCTGGAAAAAGGCCAGGTGCACGTGGAACACATGTGCAGCAACGCACTGGCCATGACCAAGAACATGACCGACACCGACATTGCCAACTTCGAACAGAGCACGAAGCTCCCAGACAGCAACGTTGGCCAAAACAGAAAGCTCTTGGCCGAGGAGAGCAATGCCGGAGGTGATCATGGTGTTGTCTGGCCGGAATGGATTTCTGCTACCGACAGGAGGCTGCTTCAGTCAACGGCAGTGAACGCCGATGTGGTGGTGGCTGCGGACGGCAGTGGAGACTTTAAGACGGTGTCGGAGGCGGTGGACGCTGCTCCGTTGAAGAGTAGTAAAAGATTTGTTATAAGGATAAAGGCTGGAGTTTACAGAGAAAATGTAGAAGTTCCAAAGAAGAAGACCAACATCATGTTCTTGGGTGATGGAAGaaccaccaccatcatcacCGCCAGCAGAAACGTCGTCGACGGTAGCACCACCTTCCACTCCGCCACCGTCG CTGTAGTGGGTGAAAAATTCCTAGCTAGGGACATAACATTCCAAAACACAGCAGGACCTTCAAAGCATCAAGCAGTGGCTCTAAGAGTAGGAGGGGACCTATCAGCATTTTACAACTGTGACATCTTAGCATACCAAGACACTCTCTATGTCCACAACAACCGTCAATTCTTTGTGAAGTGTCTGGTTGCAGGGACAGTTGATTTCATCTTTGGTAACTCTGCAGTGGTGTTTCAAGACTGTGACATTCATGCCAGGCGTCCGGACTCGGGTCAGAAGAACATGGTGACGGCCCAAGGAAGGGTAGACCCTAACCAAAACACTGGCATTGTGATCCAGAAGAGTAGGATTGGTGCAACTTCGGATTTGGAGTCTGTGAAGAAGAGTTTCAAGACGTATCTTGGGAGACCATGGAAGGAGTATTCAAGAACTGTGATAATGCAGAGCAGTATCAGTGATGTGATTGATCCTGTTGGGTGGCATGAGTGGAGTGGCAACTTTGCATTGAGCACTTTGGTCTATAGGGAATATCAGAACACTGGGCCTGGTGCTGGAACCTCTAATAGGGTATCTTGGAAAGGGTTTAAAGTGATAACTGATGCTGCTGAAGCCCGGGCTTTTACCCCTGGAAGCTTCATTGGAGGGTCTAGCTGGTTGGACTCTACGGgctttcctttctctcttggctTGTAA